A single genomic interval of Mangifera indica cultivar Alphonso chromosome 5, CATAS_Mindica_2.1, whole genome shotgun sequence harbors:
- the LOC123217111 gene encoding putative F-box protein PP2-B12, which yields MKIDMSAVLPEECISKIISFTSARDACRFSVVSSLFKSAADSDAVWEKFLPSDYQEIISSSVSPSLLTTNLSKKDLYLHLCRNPITINNGTMSFAIEKNSGKKCFMVGARELSISWGNDSRFWAWLSLPESRFGEVAYFRYVWCFDVKGKIDTKILSPKTTYGAYLVFNLHEYGFRKKPVESGVYLEKLDNGERRSLLLDPPPSVNRGDGWKEIEMGEFFNENGDDGTLICSLSDFSSRHIKQGLFIEGIELRPKNS from the exons atgaaaatagaTATGAGTGCTGTTCTGCCAGAAGAATGCATATCCAAAATCATATCCTTTACTTCTGCTAGAGATGCATGCAGATTCTCAGTGGTTTCCTCTCTGTTCAAATCTGCTGCGGATTCAGATGCCGTGTGGGAGAAGTTTCTGCCGTCTGATTACCAGGAAATCATTTCCAGTTCGGTCTCGCCGTCGTTGCTGACAACTAACTTGTCCAAGAAggatctttatcttcatctctgTCGTAACCCCATCACCATCAATAATGGTACAATG AGCTTTGCAATAGAAAAAAATAGCGGAAAAAAATGTTTCATGGTTGGGGCAAGAGAGCTTAGCATTTCATGGGGAAACGATTCTCGTTTTTGGGCCTGGCTATCTTTACCAGAATCTAG GTTTGGTGAAGTGGCTTACTTCAGGTATGTGTGGTGCTTTGATGTGAAGGGAAAGATAGACACCAAAATTTTGTCCCCCAAAACCACCTATGGTGCTTACCTTGTGTTTAACCTACATGAATACGGATTTCGAAAAAAACCTGTGGAGTCAGGTGTTTATTTAGAAAAACTAGATAATGGGGAGAGGCGTAGTTTGCTTTTAGATCCTCCACCATCTGTAAACAGAGGAGATGGTTGGAAGGAAATTGAGATGGGTGAATTCTTCAATGAAAATGGTGATGATGGAACTTTGATTTGTAGTTTGTCTGATTTTAGCTCACGACATATTAAGCAAGGCCTCTTTATTGAAGGAATTGAGCTCAGGCCTAAAAATAGCTGA